From Sporosarcina sp. 6E9, a single genomic window includes:
- a CDS encoding CDP-glycerol glycerophosphotransferase family protein, which translates to MKSKLKLLITIMLKFTSIVTYRILCFLVAHKKNRIVFMTPRHAELKDNLYYLYKEMVAEKPEFEYIILTTENRQLVKPIRKMIKEYYYLATAKVFILDDYYLPLYLIRVRKETKIVQLWHASGPLKRVGYSLRGYPDGPNERYTKVVPIHSNYDVVAVNSDAEIGYYAEAFGMEANKVHAIGSPRTDILFANQHNKTKKQQFLTKYPQFKNKELILYAPTFRGRSTDPTPYVPQLDLLKLVPHLQAKNKALLLNLHPYMNENEAYMEILDENTVFWNRNEYTIEELLMISDALISDYSSVIYDFAILEKPIALYCYDYETYNKQRGFYVDIKQLLPATYFEKENDLIDWIISDIKNTAEVKRLKVKNFKYQDGQASKRIIKSIFQEN; encoded by the coding sequence GTGAAAAGCAAACTTAAACTACTCATAACAATCATGCTGAAATTCACTTCAATAGTGACTTATCGGATCCTGTGTTTTTTAGTTGCTCATAAGAAAAATCGCATTGTCTTCATGACACCGCGCCATGCCGAGTTAAAAGACAATCTCTATTACTTATATAAAGAAATGGTCGCGGAGAAACCAGAATTTGAATATATAATTTTAACAACTGAAAATCGCCAATTGGTGAAGCCCATTCGGAAAATGATCAAAGAGTATTACTACTTGGCGACCGCCAAAGTATTTATTCTAGATGATTATTATTTGCCGCTATACTTAATACGTGTGCGCAAAGAGACAAAAATCGTTCAACTTTGGCATGCATCGGGACCGTTAAAGCGCGTCGGCTATAGTTTGAGAGGCTATCCCGATGGTCCGAACGAGCGTTATACAAAAGTGGTTCCGATTCACAGTAATTATGACGTAGTTGCTGTGAATTCAGATGCTGAAATCGGCTACTATGCAGAAGCATTTGGAATGGAAGCGAATAAAGTTCACGCCATCGGTTCACCAAGGACGGACATCCTTTTTGCGAATCAACACAACAAGACAAAAAAACAACAATTCCTAACAAAATATCCGCAATTTAAAAATAAAGAACTCATTCTTTACGCACCAACTTTTAGAGGAAGAAGCACAGATCCAACCCCATACGTCCCACAACTAGACTTGCTTAAACTTGTTCCACATCTTCAAGCAAAAAATAAGGCATTACTATTAAATCTACATCCCTACATGAATGAAAATGAAGCGTACATGGAAATTTTAGATGAAAATACAGTGTTCTGGAATCGCAACGAATACACCATAGAAGAACTTCTCATGATATCTGATGCACTAATTTCGGATTACTCATCCGTCATTTATGACTTCGCAATTCTAGAAAAACCCATCGCGTTGTATTGCTATGATTATGAGACATACAACAAACAACGAGGATTTTATGTCGATATTAAGCAATTGCTGCCAGCCACTTATTTTGAAAAAGAGAACGATTTAATCGACTGGATTATCTCAGATATCAAAAACACAGCTGAAGTAAAGCGATTAAAAGTGAAAAACTTCAAATACCAGGATGGACAAGCATCGAAGAGAATTATTAAATCAATTTTCCAGGAAAATTGA
- a CDS encoding ComEC/Rec2 family competence protein yields the protein MKHKIGILGIVAALFISLLFGTQHTNAATKDLVVHFIDVGQGDSIYIKTPNGKNILIDGGNKAKGHDVVTYLKKQKVKTIDFMIATHPDADHIGGLDEVLDAFVVKNVYAPKVSHTTQAYKDFLLAVKREKLKIKTAKIGVDLPVGDKLIVMKFLAPVKSYANSDLNNWSAVLHLKYNKNTFLITGDAETRSENDMIAKKVLSKVDVLKVSHHGSKGSTTEKFLNAVKPKYAVISVGKRNRYKHPTPETLKRLKKVNAQVYRTDTQGTVKATSNGKTIKFQVTTKPKSVK from the coding sequence ATGAAACATAAAATTGGGATTTTAGGGATTGTCGCAGCGTTATTCATTTCACTGTTATTTGGAACGCAACACACAAACGCAGCAACAAAGGATTTAGTCGTCCATTTTATTGATGTCGGGCAAGGTGATTCAATCTATATTAAAACGCCTAACGGCAAAAACATCCTGATCGATGGAGGGAACAAAGCCAAAGGACATGACGTAGTCACCTATCTGAAAAAGCAAAAGGTGAAAACGATTGACTTCATGATTGCGACACACCCAGACGCTGATCACATCGGAGGTCTTGATGAAGTACTCGATGCCTTCGTGGTGAAAAATGTATACGCCCCAAAAGTTTCGCACACAACACAAGCCTATAAAGACTTCCTACTGGCTGTAAAAAGAGAGAAATTGAAAATAAAAACTGCGAAAATCGGCGTTGATCTACCAGTAGGCGACAAATTAATCGTCATGAAATTTCTCGCGCCCGTAAAAAGCTATGCCAATAGCGATTTAAACAACTGGAGCGCCGTGCTGCACTTGAAATACAACAAAAATACTTTCCTAATCACCGGCGATGCTGAAACACGATCCGAAAATGACATGATTGCCAAGAAAGTGCTATCAAAAGTTGATGTGTTAAAAGTTAGCCACCATGGCTCGAAAGGATCGACAACAGAAAAGTTTTTAAACGCGGTGAAACCCAAATATGCAGTGATCAGCGTAGGCAAAAGGAATCGATATAAACATCCGACACCAGAAACCCTAAAACGTCTCAAGAAAGTTAATGCACAAGTATATCGCACGGATACACAAGGAACGGTAAAGGCCACTTCCAATGGAAAGACAATAAAATTCCAAGTGACGACCAAACCTAAAAGCGTGAAATAA
- a CDS encoding CDP-glycerol glycerophosphotransferase family protein → MFNPDYNLDTSQYPMKLVSIKWERIQLNLTLSIGKAPSDNLDFYLFHPQTERTVYFSQVEQIEEFIHLRINLSVAWENQKPVPSGRWLIVAEDPSTETVSIATTATSLIDFVTTNRDHNMNHYRKTFNPNSANHYSVRPMANDGNQLFYLAIYNKAEHLKTKHEISREIYRKKRNEQSLKVRRRIFELIYKLSGRIFGIKDNRILFTSDSRAVIGGNLKFVYDRIIKRKLDGKFDLKMLFKENITRRRNFLDKFKLPYYLATSKTILLDDFHPMLYNVEFDKTQNIIQLWHASGPFKTVGYSRVGKPGGPSINAHSHKIYTSAIVASEHSIPFYAEAFGMQEADVYSTGIPRIDPFFDEAYKEKIRSKMYKAFPKAKNANVILFAPTFRGSGPKTAYYPMVQIHLERLAKYARENNTVIIFKLHPFVREEIEIPEEYEDVFIDAFNYREINDILLISDVLITDYSSVVFEYALLNKPMIFYAFDFHHYISSRDFYEGFQDFVPGKIVMNFNELMKALAEKDYEMEKVQQFRDKYFKYHDSNSTDRVIDWLILDEFPEDIPRGPRQKLI, encoded by the coding sequence TTGTTCAATCCAGACTATAATCTCGATACGTCTCAATATCCTATGAAACTAGTATCCATTAAATGGGAACGTATTCAACTCAATTTGACATTATCAATAGGAAAAGCACCATCCGACAACTTAGACTTCTACTTATTTCACCCGCAAACAGAAAGGACGGTGTATTTTTCTCAAGTCGAACAGATAGAGGAGTTCATTCACCTACGCATCAATCTATCAGTCGCCTGGGAAAACCAAAAACCAGTCCCTTCAGGAAGATGGTTGATCGTTGCAGAAGACCCTTCCACCGAAACGGTTTCAATCGCGACAACCGCGACTTCACTCATCGATTTCGTCACGACCAATCGTGATCACAATATGAATCATTATCGAAAAACCTTTAATCCAAATTCCGCTAACCATTACAGTGTCCGCCCGATGGCCAACGATGGAAATCAACTATTCTATCTTGCAATCTATAACAAAGCTGAACATCTAAAGACAAAACACGAAATTTCTCGGGAAATATATCGAAAAAAACGGAATGAACAGAGCTTAAAGGTCAGGCGAAGAATCTTCGAGTTAATTTATAAGCTATCAGGGCGAATTTTTGGGATAAAAGACAATCGAATCCTGTTCACATCGGATTCAAGAGCGGTGATAGGGGGGAATCTGAAGTTCGTTTACGATAGGATAATTAAGCGGAAGTTAGACGGAAAGTTTGACCTGAAAATGCTGTTTAAAGAAAATATTACCCGACGACGAAATTTCCTAGACAAGTTCAAGCTTCCTTATTATCTTGCTACATCGAAAACAATTCTGTTGGATGATTTTCACCCGATGCTTTACAACGTGGAATTTGATAAGACGCAAAACATCATCCAATTATGGCATGCATCCGGACCATTTAAAACAGTTGGTTATTCGCGAGTTGGTAAACCAGGGGGACCAAGTATCAATGCCCACTCGCATAAAATATACACAAGTGCAATTGTCGCGTCAGAACATTCGATTCCATTTTATGCAGAAGCTTTCGGCATGCAAGAAGCCGATGTTTATTCGACCGGCATTCCAAGAATCGATCCTTTCTTCGACGAGGCATATAAAGAGAAGATTAGAAGTAAAATGTATAAGGCGTTTCCAAAGGCCAAAAACGCAAATGTGATTTTATTCGCGCCAACATTTCGAGGGAGTGGACCGAAAACTGCTTATTATCCGATGGTTCAAATCCATTTAGAAAGGCTCGCGAAGTATGCCCGGGAAAATAATACAGTCATCATCTTCAAGCTGCACCCTTTCGTCCGGGAAGAAATTGAAATTCCAGAAGAATATGAAGATGTATTTATCGACGCATTTAATTACCGGGAAATAAATGATATTTTACTAATTTCAGATGTTCTCATTACGGATTATTCATCGGTTGTGTTCGAATACGCCTTATTAAATAAACCGATGATCTTCTACGCATTTGATTTCCATCATTATATTTCAAGTCGCGACTTTTACGAAGGGTTTCAAGATTTTGTTCCGGGAAAAATCGTCATGAATTTCAACGAGCTTATGAAAGCATTGGCGGAAAAAGATTATGAGATGGAAAAAGTGCAGCAATTCCGAGACAAGTATTTTAAATACCATGATTCAAATTCGACTGACCGTGTCATTGACTGGTTAATATTAGACGAGTTTCCGGAAGATATACCGAGGGGACCTAGACAAAAGCTTATATGA
- a CDS encoding 2-C-methyl-D-erythritol 4-phosphate cytidylyltransferase — MISLVLLSSGSGSRMENSVPKQYLSLGGKPIIIHTLERVAQVKEINEVVICCTEEYMEHIAQLIKNHCPQLNYKLVKGGKTRQESTWNGIQVCENASVMIHEAARPFVKIKEFERLAADENENAIYGIEIPFTVLKGNGQIDETLDREQLVNVQLPQKFNRDKLLDAFEQAHVQNKSFTEDASLFFEYNPNDAVKILEGTVHNLKLTYPMDLVIGETIYREYVLGSETN; from the coding sequence ATGATTTCATTAGTTCTGTTATCCAGTGGATCAGGTTCAAGAATGGAAAATAGTGTTCCGAAACAATATTTAAGCCTAGGCGGTAAACCGATTATCATTCACACATTGGAAAGAGTTGCCCAAGTGAAAGAAATTAATGAAGTGGTGATTTGCTGCACGGAAGAATACATGGAACACATCGCGCAATTGATCAAAAACCATTGCCCGCAGTTGAATTATAAACTTGTCAAAGGGGGCAAAACACGTCAAGAATCGACTTGGAATGGCATACAAGTTTGTGAGAATGCGAGTGTCATGATTCATGAAGCAGCGCGGCCTTTCGTGAAAATTAAAGAATTCGAGCGATTGGCGGCTGATGAAAATGAAAATGCCATTTACGGCATTGAAATTCCATTTACTGTATTAAAAGGCAATGGACAAATCGACGAAACATTAGATCGCGAGCAACTCGTAAATGTTCAACTGCCGCAAAAATTTAATCGAGATAAATTGCTGGATGCTTTTGAGCAAGCACATGTCCAAAACAAAAGTTTTACCGAAGATGCCAGTCTATTTTTCGAATACAATCCAAATGATGCCGTGAAGATATTAGAAGGCACAGTTCATAACTTAAAGCTAACGTACCCAATGGACTTAGTGATTGGGGAAACCATTTACCGTGAATACGTATTGGGGAGTGAGACGAATTGA
- a CDS encoding DUF3006 domain-containing protein yields MKGIIDRFEHKWAVVEIDGETQDFERAIFPTEAVAGDVVKIEGNKVTILKTETKRLRKEIEELMDEVWDD; encoded by the coding sequence ATGAAAGGAATCATTGATCGATTCGAACATAAATGGGCAGTTGTTGAAATCGATGGTGAAACTCAAGATTTTGAAAGAGCCATCTTTCCAACAGAAGCAGTTGCCGGAGATGTTGTGAAAATTGAAGGCAATAAAGTAACAATCTTAAAAACCGAAACGAAACGACTTAGAAAAGAAATCGAAGAACTCATGGATGAAGTATGGGATGATTAA
- a CDS encoding S8 family serine peptidase — protein MMKKKMNRLVVMLLVFTLSFSLFLPEMSFARNVVSNESIDNPTLLTQGETLNQTFDQTEAVHWYEVTPSNNDITVNTHMRLTVSGEAELEVKIYPSKEKASQDDTFARYEAFSAGDQHAQLDFPFAWEGPYYIKVTHHGELDPEEFQETTDYQINFESVNLPPSGLQEETCPVELSTSQKKSATEIITALHQVRDGLLKKSDKGKELSTLYYNAAPFLVADMIFDKKTKEEVYQNLVQLKPLFNDLAKNGEKTTYRLTLKDQQAIQNLYDITIKSVPNTLDKKINQIATEKELSQLAGKTLKSILNEFGLLDTSAETNKLIIKMKKGKSIKSLSKIIDAGSFGTKNVSALTSSTELINDSDIYVANLNAGSNKALIDQLNKLPEVEFIEPVRKYQALSDVQYPYQWSLNNTGQEGGKTAADIQHAPLQKLLKQQNLKETLIAVVDTGVDGSLADLKGKVRTDLGKNFVARNQDANDDHGHGTHVTGIIAAGIDNGYSMAGIHPNAKIIPVKVLNESGEGETDHVALGIMHAADQGAKVINLSLGGYYSRTIEYALQYAAAKNVTIIAASGNEGMGGELSYPASSKYAIAVGATNRIDIVADYSNYGDELALVAPGSEIPSLLPDGNVTYMSGTSMAAPHVAAVAGILLSQNTKLKPQDIKKILVDTADDVAFEGTDNNEREECYDEYYEAIPCPTQPGHDYVSGGGRLNAFSAVSAVELQVKVNTLKDNQNTVTGTAKKGSLIEVKKGKVVLGKAKTDANGKFTVKISKVQSVDSLLHVTASDASGTAKTALKIVVKKGTPPSAPKVNAVSNKSTVVSGKTVAGLQVKIKNKSNKVIASGTANSKGDFKITIKKQKAGTALYVRTTDLAKRESKATKIVVKDKIAPNAPKVNAVTNNDTVVKGKTEAYATVLVTHKGKKLGSKKANSKGEFKVTIKKQKAGSKISISATDKAGNKSKITRVTVKKYKKK, from the coding sequence ATGATGAAGAAAAAGATGAATAGGCTTGTTGTAATGCTTCTAGTTTTCACATTATCTTTCAGTTTATTTTTACCCGAAATGAGTTTTGCCCGTAATGTAGTCAGTAATGAGTCGATAGATAATCCTACATTACTAACTCAAGGAGAAACACTGAACCAAACTTTCGATCAAACGGAAGCTGTCCACTGGTATGAAGTCACACCTTCAAATAATGACATTACTGTGAACACGCATATGAGACTGACAGTGTCTGGTGAAGCAGAACTTGAGGTCAAGATTTATCCGAGCAAGGAAAAAGCGAGCCAGGATGACACATTTGCAAGGTATGAGGCATTCAGTGCAGGGGACCAACATGCTCAACTGGATTTTCCATTTGCTTGGGAAGGCCCATACTACATCAAAGTAACGCATCACGGTGAATTGGATCCAGAAGAATTCCAGGAAACAACCGATTACCAAATAAACTTTGAGTCTGTAAATCTTCCACCATCCGGTTTACAAGAGGAGACTTGTCCTGTGGAATTAAGTACTTCCCAGAAAAAGTCTGCCACTGAAATCATAACTGCGCTACATCAAGTCAGGGATGGTTTACTGAAGAAATCAGACAAAGGAAAAGAATTAAGCACGCTGTATTACAATGCCGCGCCATTTTTAGTTGCCGATATGATATTTGATAAAAAGACAAAGGAAGAAGTCTATCAAAATCTCGTTCAATTGAAACCGTTGTTTAATGACTTGGCTAAAAACGGAGAAAAAACAACCTATCGATTAACACTTAAGGATCAGCAAGCAATACAGAACTTATACGACATTACCATAAAATCTGTCCCTAACACTTTGGATAAGAAGATCAACCAGATTGCCACAGAAAAAGAGCTCTCACAGCTTGCAGGAAAAACGCTAAAAAGTATACTGAATGAATTCGGTCTACTCGATACAAGTGCAGAGACAAACAAATTGATTATTAAAATGAAAAAAGGAAAGAGCATCAAATCGCTTTCAAAAATAATAGATGCTGGAAGCTTTGGAACAAAAAATGTATCAGCATTAACATCAAGCACCGAGTTAATTAACGATAGCGATATATATGTGGCTAATTTAAACGCCGGGTCAAACAAGGCTTTAATCGATCAGCTGAATAAGTTACCCGAAGTTGAATTTATCGAGCCTGTCAGAAAGTACCAGGCCTTATCAGATGTACAATATCCGTACCAATGGTCATTGAATAATACGGGGCAAGAGGGCGGAAAAACCGCTGCAGATATCCAACATGCTCCACTGCAAAAATTGTTAAAACAGCAGAATTTAAAAGAAACATTGATTGCGGTGGTTGATACAGGTGTAGACGGCTCCCTAGCGGATTTAAAAGGGAAAGTTCGTACAGACCTAGGGAAAAACTTCGTTGCACGTAATCAGGATGCAAATGACGACCACGGACATGGCACGCATGTTACTGGCATTATCGCAGCGGGTATAGACAACGGCTACTCAATGGCAGGAATCCACCCAAATGCAAAAATAATACCAGTTAAAGTACTGAATGAATCAGGTGAGGGAGAAACAGATCATGTAGCCTTAGGGATTATGCATGCAGCAGATCAAGGTGCAAAAGTGATCAATCTCAGCCTCGGCGGATATTACAGCCGAACGATTGAGTATGCGCTACAATATGCAGCAGCTAAAAACGTCACAATTATTGCAGCCAGCGGAAACGAAGGGATGGGAGGAGAATTATCTTATCCAGCATCCTCTAAGTACGCGATAGCTGTAGGTGCAACAAACAGAATCGACATTGTAGCGGATTATTCCAATTATGGGGATGAACTAGCACTTGTCGCGCCAGGTTCAGAGATTCCAAGCTTACTTCCTGATGGCAATGTCACATACATGTCTGGAACATCTATGGCAGCACCACATGTCGCAGCCGTTGCGGGAATACTATTGTCACAAAATACTAAGTTAAAGCCGCAAGATATCAAGAAAATTTTAGTAGACACAGCAGATGATGTAGCATTTGAAGGAACCGACAATAACGAGAGGGAAGAATGCTACGACGAATACTATGAAGCGATTCCTTGCCCTACACAACCTGGACATGATTATGTATCAGGTGGGGGAAGACTAAATGCCTTCAGCGCAGTCAGTGCCGTTGAATTGCAAGTAAAGGTCAATACGTTAAAGGATAATCAAAATACTGTAACAGGTACTGCTAAAAAAGGTTCACTTATTGAAGTGAAAAAAGGTAAGGTAGTATTAGGCAAGGCCAAAACGGATGCCAACGGTAAATTCACCGTAAAAATCAGCAAAGTACAAAGCGTCGACAGCCTGCTTCACGTAACAGCATCAGATGCGAGCGGAACAGCGAAGACAGCGTTAAAGATTGTTGTGAAAAAAGGAACACCACCATCGGCACCAAAAGTAAATGCCGTGAGCAATAAATCAACAGTTGTCTCAGGGAAAACAGTTGCAGGTTTACAAGTAAAAATAAAAAATAAATCTAATAAAGTCATCGCTTCCGGGACCGCGAACAGCAAAGGTGACTTCAAAATTACCATCAAGAAACAAAAAGCTGGCACAGCACTATATGTCCGGACAACCGATCTAGCGAAGAGAGAAAGCAAAGCCACTAAGATCGTTGTAAAAGACAAAATTGCACCAAATGCACCAAAAGTAAATGCCGTAACAAATAATGATACGGTGGTAAAAGGAAAAACCGAAGCCTATGCGACAGTGTTAGTCACACATAAAGGCAAAAAACTTGGTTCAAAAAAGGCGAACAGCAAAGGCGAATTCAAAGTGACGATTAAGAAACAAAAAGCCGGATCCAAAATTTCGATATCAGCCACAGACAAAGCCGGAAACAAAAGCAAGATAACAAGAGTGACCGTCAAGAAGTATAAAAAGAAATAA
- a CDS encoding SDR family oxidoreductase: MTTAIVTGASRGIGRAAAIEMSNNPEVDNIVLIARDEVKLSETIGLLNPRVRARAIVYDFSSQEGIPTMVKEIYQEFGSIDWLLNIAGYTDPKSLLDTTLASMERTYKINVFSLVEMTKECVKYMKQNGQSKILNVASTAGMTPRPGWLSYASSKSAVISISETLAQELSEYNILVYCISPGRAATDLRKKLAPEEDPTTIMQPAHVAKVIGNLMRMTEHCLDGQNMVVRKQVK, from the coding sequence TTGACAACAGCTATCGTAACGGGGGCGAGTCGTGGAATTGGTCGAGCCGCAGCGATTGAGATGAGTAACAATCCAGAGGTAGATAATATCGTATTAATCGCGCGTGATGAAGTAAAACTTTCAGAAACAATCGGCTTATTAAATCCACGGGTACGCGCACGTGCAATTGTCTATGACTTTTCATCGCAAGAAGGAATTCCAACGATGGTGAAAGAAATATACCAAGAATTCGGGTCAATCGATTGGCTGCTCAACATAGCAGGGTATACGGATCCCAAATCCCTTCTAGATACTACGCTAGCAAGCATGGAAAGAACCTATAAAATAAACGTTTTTTCCCTTGTCGAAATGACGAAAGAATGCGTAAAATATATGAAACAAAACGGACAATCAAAAATCCTGAACGTCGCGTCAACAGCAGGCATGACACCGAGGCCTGGATGGCTTTCTTATGCGTCTTCCAAATCAGCAGTCATCAGCATATCAGAAACACTCGCTCAGGAGCTATCGGAGTATAATATCCTCGTGTATTGTATATCACCAGGGCGTGCGGCAACCGATTTGCGAAAAAAGCTAGCACCCGAAGAAGATCCGACTACAATCATGCAACCTGCACATGTTGCCAAAGTAATCGGCAATCTCATGCGAATGACAGAACACTGTTTAGACGGGCAAAATATGGTTGTGCGGAAACAAGTGAAATAG